A genomic region of Leishmania braziliensis MHOM/BR/75/M2904 complete genome, chromosome 33 contains the following coding sequences:
- a CDS encoding putative GTP-binding protein: MTAEVAHALCIVLHEPQAEKPFAEWVAADAVRQGLKDDIDEVVTAVIPQETGDEDGPTSADAASLASLSPTQHIPMTLVEKALAAQQRVDDRHHKSCAGQQQTLLLCLVIIVFWDGQAEASKAVLAQLKQLGDKKWVASHAPLWGDHVEVLVQALNMKRGAASIMNNKVALVASLRKKLQASTMAAKGWWREGAHHRAGQHADPCTMAASSSTASPAPTPSGSGDASSASAAAAATAARLGETDLSVDAVRRAVDNGQGETFFLLSDQDRTGLARKVETLKRSCEVAEVGCASVMMEPRELQLPHGGTGTSGSPASASTRGSNAAAGVPSPPAASSSTPTTTLVAQEFLLRRRCPPAALFELRLAMCGNVDSGKSTFTSVLTRGCCDDGRGLARAFVFRHKQEFMTGRTSSVSENHLGFSAEGGVVNYSLLQPHRAGAELRPIAPAEVALHLKATAPATSGGTGTAAGSVGGSGAHMMRQCTPKEVATRSSKVVTLYDLAGHERYLKTTVLGMTRNMPDYACIVISANNGIQRMTKEHLALCLALKLPFFIVVTRIDATPPNVHDETLSNIHKLLKIPTVRKLPYPVRRLDEVTLAAKNLRHDRIAPIFEVSNVTGVGIPDVLQFINLLPTRKDWRQARSMPKEMIIDSTFFVTGVGTVVGGVITQGVFHVNDTVLLGPDGFGNFRPVVIKSIHIKGVDSSAAEAGKDAALCLKKEKRSAIRKGNVLVDAAASPKSFWQFEAEIIILYHSTTITANYEPVVHSTTVRQSARITYVAQEVLRTGDKSLARFHFLYRPEYIKEGQRLIFREGRTKGIGIVTKLICEPDELLLAKNKLRRKVLEKPHASLGAK, encoded by the coding sequence ATGACTGCTGAGGTAGCCCACGCACTGTGCATCGTGCTGCACGAGCCGCAGGCGGAGAAGCCGTTTGCGGAGTGGGTGGCGGCCGACGCAGTGCGACAGGGCTTGAAGGATGACATTGACGAGGTGGTCACAGCTGTCATTCCGCAGGAAACCGGCGACGAAGATGGCCCCACGAGTGCAGAtgcagcgtcgctggcgTCCCTGTCGCCGACTCAGCACATCCCGATGACACTGGTGGAGAAGGCACTAGCGGCGCAACAGAGGGTCGATGACCGTCATCATAAAAGCTGtgcagggcagcagcagacgttGTTGCTGTGCCTCGTCATCATTGTGTTCTGGGACGGCCAAGCCGAGGCTAGCAAGGCCGTCCTGGCGCAGCTTAAGCAGCTGGGCGATAAGAAATGGGTCGCATCGCACGCGCCGCTGTGGGGGGATCACGTGGAAGTGCTAGTACAGGCCCTGAACATGAAGCGTGGCGCTGCAAGCATCATGAACAACAAGGTGGCGCTCGTAGCCAGTTTGCGCAAGAAGTTGCAGGCATCCACCATGGCTGCgaaggggtggtggcgggaggGCGCGCACCACAGGGCAGGACAACACGCTGATCCCTGCACCATGGCCGCTAGCTCGTCGACAGCGTCACCGGCGCCAACGCCaagcggcagtggtgacgCGTCAAGTGCttccgccgctgcagcagcgacagcagcccGACTGGGGGAGACCGACCTCTCCGTAGATGCCGTCCGCCGCGCCGTCGACAATGGCCAAGGCGAAaccttttttctcttgagCGACCAGGACCGGACTGGACTGGCGCGCAAGGTGGAGACGCTTAAACGAAGCTGCGAAGTGGCAGAGGTGGGATGTGCGTCAGTGATGATGGAGCCACGAGagttgcagctgccgcatGGGGGGACAGGTACATCTGGTTCCCCAGCGAGTGCCAGCACCAGGGGCAGCAACGCGGCTGCTGGTGTACCGTCGCCACccgctgcttcttcttcgaCTCCGACCACAacgctggtggcgcaggaATTCTTGcttcgccgtcgctgtcccCCCGCTGCGCTCTTCGAGCTGCGTCTGGCCATGTGCGGCAACGTGGATAGCGGCAAGAGCACTTTCACTTCAGTGCTCACCCGTGGCTGTTGTGACGATGGCCGCGGACTGGCGCGTGCCTTCGTCTTCAGGCACAAGCAGGAGTTCATGACTGGCCGCACATCCAGTGTCAGCGAGAACCACCTCGGCTTCTCTGCtgagggtggggtggtgaACTACTCGCTGTTGCAGCCGCACCGCGCAGGGGCCGAGCTTCGACCTATTGCGCcagcagaggtggcgctgcacctGAAGGCCACGGCGCCAGCAACCTCCGGCGGCACAGGCACTGCAGCGGGCTCAGTGGGAGGCAGTGGGGCCCACATGATGCGCCAGTGCACTCCAAAGGAGGTCGCCACACGCAGCTCCAAGGTGGTCACGTTGTATGACCTGGCTGGGCACGAGCGGTACCTGAAGACGACCGTACTGGGCATGACGCGCAACATGCCCGACTACGCGTGTATTGTCATCAGCGCGAATAACGGCATTCAGCGCATGACAAAGGAGCACCTGGCGCTGTGCCTGGCGCTGAAGTTACCCTTTTTCATCGTCGTCACTCGCATCGATGCCACTCCGCCCAACGTCCACGATGAGACGCTGTCGAACATCCATAAGCTGCTAAAGATTCCAACCGTGCGCAAGTTGCCCTACCCGGTTCGGCGACTTGACGAAGTGACTCTCGCGGCTAAGAACCTGCGCCACGACCGGATTGCCCCGATCTTCGAGGTGAGCAACGTTACCGGTGTCGGCATCCCTGACGTGCTGCAGTTCATCAACTTACTCCCAACTCGGAAGGACTGGCGCCAGGCACGGTCCATGCCAAAGGAAATGATCATTGATAGCACCTTTTTTGTCACCGGTGTTGGTACCGTGGTGGGCGGCGTCATCACGCAGGGCGTCTTCCACGTGAACGACACGGTGCTACTAGGGCCCGACGGCTTTGGGAATTTCCGTCCTGTCGTCATCAAATCCATTCACATCAAAGGCGTCGACtcgagcgctgctgaggctgGCAAGGATGCGGCGCTGTGTCTCAAGAAGGAAAAGCGCAGCGCTATTCGCAAGGGCAACGTCCTGGTCGACGCGGCGGCTTCCCCCAAATCGTTCTGGCAGTTCGAGGCTGAGATCATCATCCTCTACCACTCAACAACGATAACGGCAAACTATGAGCCGGTCGTCCACTCAACAACAGTGCGGCAGTCGGCGCGCATTACCTATGTCGCTCAAGAGGTGTTACGGACCGGCGACAAGTCTCTTGCGCGCTTCCACTTTCTCTACCGTCCCGAGTACATCAAAGAAGGGCAGCGACTGATTTTCCGCGAAGGCCGCACAAAGGGGATCGGCATTGTAACGAAGCTCATATGTGAGCCCGACGAGCTTCTCTTGGCCAAAAACAAGCTGCGCAGAAAGGTGCTGGAGAAGCCTCATGCATCCTTAGGGGCCAAGTAG
- a CDS encoding D-alanyl-glycyl endopeptidase-like protein, with amino-acid sequence MRSRRTASGAAEGPVGDAAANAPHRLRSPSPPSASSSLLHSASLFCARKESDSSNVDVCDAYAIRLRNEAVDAVRYRRSYWHVHCSPSILVALLIWVTIGLVVYTKLDSFHLRNGAAPTTSSAETVHSQLPDGCLDHHCLKDGGSELFGAVLGAHNGVFAYSNCNSNTCISHLEHQMEIPLPPGSRTTLDAPHATTRPMKTGMKWQCVEYARRYWMLHGKPTPALFGTVVGAADIWHSIHSVTFLDNKTTAPLLKFQNGAKLGYGGSAPRVGDLLIYPRDTLGNFPFGHVAVVVGVEMPANAEANDSYTDAEMAAAQLRQRRGLVYIAEQNWDSVPWPKPYHNYSRSLPLVVLESAEGQPLQYTIEDSFHGVQGWARYDDVP; translated from the coding sequence ATGCGCAGTCGCCGGACGGCATCCGGCGCCGCCGAAGGTCCTGTtggtgatgccgctgccaaCGCTCCCCACCGTTTGCGGTcaccttcgccaccgtcggcgTCGTCATCGTTACTGCACAGTGCGTCCTTATTCTGTGCGCGAAAGGAATCAGACTCGAGCAATGTAGACGTGTGCGACGCGTACGCGATACGTCTTCGGAACGAGGCGGTAGATGCGGTGCGATACCGTCGGTCATATTGGCATGTGCACTGCTCCCCCAGCATCCTGGTAGCCCTTCTCATCTGGGTGACGATTGGCCTTGTCGTGTACACGAAGCTCGACAGCTTTCATCTGCGTAACGGTGCCGCACCCACAACCTCCTCCGCTGAGACGGTGCACTCACAACTTCCTGACGGCTGCCTTGACCACCATTGTCTGAAGGATGGCGGAAGTGAGCTCTTTGGAGCCGTTCTCGGAGCCCACAACGGCGTCTTTGCCTACAGTAACTGCAACAGCAACACCTGCATCTCCCACCTAGAGCACCAGATGGAGATCCCTCTCCCACCCGGGTCTCGGACGACTCTCGACGCTCCACACGCAACGACCCGCCCCATGAAAACAGGGATGAAGTGGCAATGCGTCGAGTACGCACGGCGGTACTGGATGCTGCACGGCAAACCGACTCCCGCCCTCTTCGGCACTGTGGTAGGTGCCGCCGATATTTGGCACTCCATCCACTCTGTTACCTTTCTCGACAACAAAacaacagcgccgctgcttAAGTTTCAGAATGGCGCGAAGCTGGGCTacggtggcagcgcaccTCGTGTCGGTGACTTGCTCATCTACCCCCGCGATACCCTGGGCAATTTCCCATTTGGCCATGTCGCTGTGGTGGTTGGGGTGGAGATGCCCGCGAACGCTGAGGCGAACGACTCCTATACGGACGCTGAaatggcagcagcacagctgcGTCAGCGACGCGGCCTCGTCTACATTGCAGAGCAAAACTGGGACAGCGTACCGTGGCCGAAGCCATACCACAACTACTCAcgctcgctgccgctggtggtgctggagtCGGCGGAGGGGCAACCGCTGCAGTACACGATTGAGGATTCGTTTCATGGAGTTCAGGGCTGGGCGCGGTACGATGACGTGCCGTAG
- a CDS encoding transcription elongation factor-like protein produces the protein METYAPGDRVWVYIEGDGWWPARVLSDEEMGTRTPGLDLAVQFYAGVEQPATLYELNSHADAANICFFETSSEKAVTGNPELEASIRHASADAEANPLKSASAMVVGTRVAAGGSGAAGNLGAVAVNRAAAKRVRDTGDGSMGTYDGGAATSRPVSGYHHLRSEELHELSRKISSAVAAQDVATVRAVLCRLDSVDVYLTELEDTKIGVAVGSVLSQLELKPLWPLARAMVSFWARHLPPETLAAIRSVQQRQLSFPPIGASAAASATQHSSPLGKQQRVSFALPGESAFTSSVSPSVTTTAAGAGAAVSVDSGVVASPQGKTFYDNVYQLLDSPLSTMRYDDAVIEKVARKLAAEITDRDERQLLLLRLREEELSFIRDNLLSGEWTPKKYLDQPNEVFTTKSEKARQEQRIQEKIKAIEAADNARLNITALFKCGRCGKRHCTFYEQQTRSADEPTTKYITCLDCKNTWIQE, from the coding sequence ATGGAAACCTACGCGCCAGGTGATCGAGTATGGGTGTATATAGAAGGGGATGGCTGGTGGCCGGCGCGCGTGCTGAGCGACGAGGAAATGGGCACTCGCACCCCCGGTTTAGATCTGGCAGTGCAGTTCTACGCTGGCGTGGAGCAGCCGGCGACGTTGTACGAGCTAAACAgccacgccgacgccgcgaACATCTGCTTCTTCGAAACGTCGTCGGAAAAGGCGGTGACAGGCAACCCCGAGTTGGAGGCATCGATCCGCCATGCCTCTGCAGATGCTGAGGCGAACCCGCTGAAGTCAGCGTCGGCCATGGTGGTTGGCACAAGGGTGGCAGCCGGTGGCTCGGGTGCCGCTGGGAACCTGGGTGCCGTGGCCGTCAACCGTGCTGCGGCGAAGCGCGTCCGCGATACGGGCGACGGTAGCATGGGAACCTacgacggtggcgctgctacCTCGCGCCCTGTTTCTGGATACCATCACCTGCGCAGCGAGGAGCTTCACGAGCTGTCGAGGAAGATTTCGTCAGCTGTGGCAGCGCAGGACGTGGCAACGGTGCGCGCGGTGCTCTGCCGGCTAGACAGCGTGGATGTGTACCTCACGGAGCTGGAGGATACCAAGATTGGCGTCGCAGTTGGGTCAGTGCTGAGTCAGCTGGAGCTGAAGCCGCTGTGGCCCCTTGCTCGCGCCATGGTCTCATTCTGGGCACGTCATCTCCCCCCCGAGACGCTCGCAGCAATCCGCAGCgtgcagcaacggcagctgTCTTTTCCGCCCATCGGtgcgtcggcggcagcgtcggcaACACAGCACTCTAGCCCGCTCGGCAAGCAGCAACGAGTGTCTTTCGCTCTTCCTGGCGAGAGCGCCTTTACGAGCAGTGTATCTCCATCCGTGacaacgacagcagctggagcggGAGCAGCAGTGTCTGTGGACTCTGGTGTTGTGGCCTCACCACAGGGCAAGACGTTTTACGACAACGTCTATCAGCTCCTTGATAGCCCTCTGAGCACGATGCGCTATGACGACGCTGTTATTGAGAAGGTGGCGCGAAAATTAGCGGCCGAAATCACTGACCGCGATGAGCGTCAGCTGCTACTGCTTcggctgcgcgaggaggagctctCTTTTATCCGCGATAACCTGCTCTCTGGGGAGTGGACACCGAAGAAGTACTTGGATCAGCCGAATGAGGTGTTCACCACCAAGAGCGAGAAGGCCcggcaggagcagcgcatccagGAAAAAATTAAGGCAATCGAGGCCGCTGACAATGCCAGGCTCAACATCACCGCCCTCTTCAAGTGTGGTCGCTGCGGCAAGCGCCACTGCACCTTCTACGAGCAGCAAACGCGCAGTGCTGATGAGCCAACAACGAAGTACATTACCTGTCTAGATTGCAAGAACACCTGGATACAGGAATAG
- a CDS encoding D-alanyl-glycyl endopeptidase-like protein, translating to MGGATRFVSSGASTEDDDVVVRHSRRYGGATIQRNTSCEIDNERTLFVQQENKRTDSGVACFGAVRRFVLTRDPLLYGLLKWGLSVFLLLFLTFILLGLFFNVFFYRGNCENTNETTKGKTDPKKECVTPFGAILGVYDGVFGYSNCNDDYESTKYKYVNLMVPVLNNKTGKVEYTSKSFFTGLEWQCVEFARRFWMLSGKPEGAYFDSVVGAADIWNLSFVRLVSNTSATLPLQKYSNGGRLSDGLQAPAPGDIIIYPVQGGGFPYGHVAVITKVDMAVNGAIYVAEQNWGSAMWVDPHHNYSRRIPLMYDMTTSSVTLNDPNGIIIGWMRYG from the coding sequence ATGGGAGGCGCTACGAGGTTTGTATCTTCAGGTGCCAGCACCGAAGATGACGATGTTGTCGTCCGCCATTCTCGCAGATATGGCGGTGCCACCATTCAGCGCAATACCTCTTGCGAAATCGACAACGAAAGGACTCTCTTCGTCCAACAGGAAAACAAGCGTACCGACTCGGGTGTTGCCTGCTTCGGTGCCGTGCGGCGCTTTGTACTGACCCGAGATCCGCTCCTCTACGGCTTGCTGAAGTGGGGTCTGTCGGTGttcttgcttctctttctcacctTCATTCTGCTCGGCTTGTTCTTCAATGTCTTCTTCTACAGAGGGAACTGCGAGAACACCAACGAGACCACAAAAGGGAAAACTGATCCAAAAAAAGAGTGCGTTACGCCGTTTGGTGCCATCCTTGGCGTCTATGACGGCGTCTTTGGCTACAGCAACTGCAATGACGACTACGAGTCTACCAAGTACAAGTACGTGAATCTGATGGTGCCGGTGCTGAACAACAAGACGGGGAAAGTGGAGTACACCTCCAAGTCGTTTTTCACGGGACTGGAGTGGCAGTGCGTTGAGTTTGCACGACGATTTTGGATGCTAAGCGGGAAGCCGGAGGGCGCGTACTTCGACTCTGTGGTTGGGGCAGCAGACATTTGGAACCTCTCTTTTGTGCGGCTCGTGTCGAACACGTCGGCAACCCTCCCCCTGCAGAAGTacagcaacggcggccgCCTAAGTGACGGTCTCCAGGCACCTGCGCCAGGTGACATCATCATCTACCCTGTTCAAGGTGGCGGCTTCCCCTATGGCCACGTCGCCGTCATCACAAAGGTAGACATGGCGGTGAACGGCGCCATCTACGTGGCAGAGCAAAATTGGGGTAGCGCCATGTGGGTCGATCCACACCACAACTACTCCCGAAGGATCCCTCTAATGTACGATATGACTACCAGTAGCGTCACGCTGAACGACCCCAACGGCATAATCATTGGATGGATGCGCTACGGCTGA